From the Motacilla alba alba isolate MOTALB_02 chromosome 1, Motacilla_alba_V1.0_pri, whole genome shotgun sequence genome, the window ggaggagctgtccTGGGGCTCTGGCTCAGACCCTGCTCAGGTGTGACTGAGGAACCTGCAGAATGGGAAGAATTTCAGAGGGGACATATTTCAGCCCTGATGCCATTCCGAGCGCCGCTTTCCCTCCCCCCTGCTCCGTCCCCACCCCACCGATCAGCCTCTTTAACATGACAAAGGGCCCGGAGGAGCGGGCCGCGGTGAATATTGCGGTCCCAGGCAGGGAATGGCCGGCTATAAAGGCCTGTCTGCGCTTCGGGGCTGCCTCAGCTCGGTGGTGGGACCTGCCCTCAGGTGGAGGTGACATCTGGTGTGAGGGGGGGGTCCGCCCCTCCGGCTGCTCCCCATGTGCGCGCACTTGGCGCTGCCCCCGTACCCCGCGTACCCCGGcggggctgccaggggctgcctggagctctgctggaacGCGGCGGGGGACGCGGGACAAGCGCCCACAGCGGCTGGGCCCGCGGGAAACGCCGCGGCCGGGCGCTCTCCGGAGGCTGCGGGCAGGAGGCACACAGCAGGTAAGGCCTTGCAGCTAAATCCTGGAGCTGTCCCCCAGGATAACTCTGCTCCCAGGTCAGGCTCAAATGACTTTGAGcggatttttctctttccctgcctcGGTTTCCTAGTGCGTGACCTAGGCAAACTGCGGTGGGGTAGGCAAGGAGGAGGGGTGACCTTGGCCAGTCACACCActtttccatgctgcttttcttgGGTGACTGCCAACGGGTTTCCTAAAGCTCAAAAGAGCCTGCAAGGGTCGAGGCACTGTCAGGTCTGTGCTCCAGGCTGAAGGGGCAGAGTGACAACTTGGTCTTATGGAAGTTCATGGTTCTTGGTGCGGGAATGTCCGGGCCTCCTTTTAGTTAAATGCTGTCATCAAGAGAAACTGGAGATCCTGGAGATACTTCTTGTGGCATCCCTCATCCCCTTCCAAACTCCTTGCACCTTTTATGTGCTTGTTAATCATGAGCCAAGGCCTGCTCTGAATCACTGGTGCTGGGAGATCTGCTCCTTTAAATCTCGCATTACTCACACTGCTTCTTTCATTTTGCCATTTTCCTCTATTTCCCTCTTCTTTCTGCGCCCTTGCTGCTTTGCCTTTCCCTTTTTAACCAAAAAGTCATCCCAGTGACGTTTTCTGTTCCTGCCATTCCTCTCCCAGTCCAGTGAGGGGCAATAGAAGAGCTGATAAGAACAGGTTTTAGCCCAGCCCCACAGTATGGTCAGCAGGGCAACACCCCCCTAGCAAGGTGAGTTGGTGGGAGGAGAGCCAGCTTTTGGGGTGCCACTTTCAAGCTGTCAGTTGCTATGGAAGGCTCAGGCAGAGTGCCTATGGCTACTCGGCATGTGGCTACCTGCCATGTAGCTTCTCTGCATGTTGCCTGCCCATCAAAGGCAGCGGGCAGATGGACTCCTGTGTGCCCCTGTAGGGTTTGGTATATAGACTTTACCGCACCTTCAAACACCCTCGTACCTCTCTCAGAGAGAGCCCCTGTTGTGGAAGTCGAGGCTTACAAATGTCAGGGTCCTGTGGGAGTAGGTCTGTCGCAGGCTTTCGTGTTGATGTCTCTTGCACTGTTGTTTGTGTTTCTtgcttcctctctcctttctgctcttctcGTGGGAGAGGAAACATTTTTGTCCTGAGCTCTAGCTGCACACGATACATTTCATGGGGCTTTGGGATGACAGGTCAATCAGCAGCCTGGGGGAGCTTTAGTTCTACAGTGTCTCGCTGTGGTTCCTGTCTAACAGGAGACTTTCCTATTTTCCAGGACCACGTTCCCAGCCTACTCATTTCTTCCCTCTAAAGCTTTTactgcacagcctgcaggaggTGAGCGTCCTGTGATACCACACGAAGTTTTAGCTTGGCATGCAGCCAGGTCACTGATGTTCAGCATCCTTAAGGCTCTGCAGTCTAGGCCCACGCACATAACACTGCAGGCCCTTGCACCTCTTCTGCTGACAGCCTCTTCCTGCTTGCAGAGAGAATCCCTTTGCAATCCTCATGGCCCCGCTCCCCAGTGCTGGCAACCTACCCCGCTACACCCCTGGCTGTTcacccagcccctgctctgggtggTGTCATCTCCTAGGGATAGCAAATGGCCCAGAGCAGGCAGGCCTTGGGTGGCAGGCACCACAGAGACAGGCATGCCTCTGTAAGGAGAGTTGTAAGGGGAGCACTACCACAGATGTGGCCACCTTTCTGAGGTCCAACAGGACTCCAAGGCTTTTGAGTGATTGCTTAGTAGACTCTCAGCTTAGGACAGAAGAAGGACAGGTTTTGTAGGATGGCTGGGAAGCCCATTCCTCTGGGGGACATCAGTACTTTGCTCTGGATATGTGTTCTGGAGGTTGAGGTGGGTGTCTCAGTGTCACAGCTCTCAGGGTGACTGGTAAGGAGGTTGGGAGGCATTGGTTGGGCTCAGCAGTCAGGAGGTGTGTACTGAAATGGCACTCCCCCATTTACTGCACTTCCAGTAGGAGGAGAGGGGATGGACTGTGCAGGACAGTTTgcggagggaggagggagggatgggcaggTTCATCATTGTAGTTGAGGGAAAGAGGAGTGACTGGTATCATGGCCCTTCAGTCAGGTTGGCCTGAGAAGGTCTCATCCTCTCTCAGACCCCAGTAATCTGGGATGTGACACATTTTCTTATTCCTGCAGCCTGAATGACTTTGCATCTTGGCAGGTTTTGTCTTCGCTAGGAGCCCAGATTGTTCAGGAGACTTTTCCCTTGAGTCTTTATTTCAACTTTGCCATCAACAGAGATCCCTTAAGACATGTACCAGGACAAATGAGAAGGGGCTTGAATGCCTTCCTCTGCACTCTTGAATTTTGTCCCCTATGTCCCTGCTACAGGATTGCTGCCTCCTTTCACCTGTTTCACATATccaccttttctttccctctccttttccatgtGAAATTTCTCTCCTTCATTCTTCTCTCACCAAAAGCCCCTCTCAGACAAATAGATCCTTCCACCTACAGTGTCTCCAGCGGTGGCACGGTCTGTGGTGGGAGACAAAGGCAAACAGGACTGAGCCAATATCCAATGCCTGACGTTCTCCACCTGCTGCCCTCACTGTGAGCgctggctgctctgccccacCGTACACCCTGGTCAGAGGTTGTTTTGTCTCTGTTGAGTGCCTTGGTATTGCTGGGCAGGCAGTTCTGAGGAGCCCAGCCAGCAACCCAGAGCTATGCTTGCAGTCATGACAAGGCCTTTTTACACCACAATCAGACTGAAATATTATTGAGGCCATCTGGAGGAGGAGAGTTCACTGTGAATCAGTGTGCACCACGCTGTTGCACCACTCCCTGCCCTGACTTTTCTGCCTGGCAAAAGGGAGTCATGAAGATCCCAGAGGGGACTGAGCTGGGAAGCTGCTCGCTCTCAGTGTGCTTGTCTGTGCTCACAGGTCTGTGAAGAAAGGAGGGTCACACAAGCCTTTGCTTCAAAAAAGCTCCTGTCTGGTAGGCAAAGAGCTctacagcaggcagggagcatgCTCATACCCTTACAGCTAAACATTTTGTCTCTTACAccttttgtcattttctttttatttatagaaGTATCCCCAGCTTCATCCAGTTCTGGGAATTTCAGCCAATTCACACCAGATTCAGCCACCAGTCCACATTCCTCATCCTTGTCCCCACAGCCTACAGCTAAGTCTCAGAAGGGCAGAGAATATGGTGTGGAGGGGATAAGGAAGACCAAGAGCCGGACAGCTTTctccaaggagcagctgctaaCCCTGCACCAGCGCTTCCAGAGCCAGAAGTACCTCAGCCCCCAGCAGATCCGGGAGCTGGCTGTTGCCCTGGGGCTCACCTACAAGCAGGTGAACACAGAGACTTTGACCCACAGTATATGGATCTCACAGTGGCTGAGTGGTCACTTAGGGGAGTGCCAGGATGCAAAGATGAGTCCCCAGCAGGGACTGAGGCAGAGGTGCCAGCTAACAGTTGCTCCCCTGCTTATTCATGCCCAGAGATCAGAAGCACTTTCGCAGATAGAGGGGTCAGTGGCACCTCATTTGGGCCTCCCAAGTCGGGGGTCAGTTAAGGGTTCTGTTGCCAACACCTATAGTAGAATTGCAAACCCAGTGATGAATATGTTGTTCACCACAGTCTCTACCCTGGGCTTGACAGcacttcacagattttttttcatgcactGTGAACTTCTCAGAAACCTTGGCATGCATCTGTTCTCTGAATCACGGGGCTGCTGCAACATGCTGAAAGCTCTTGCTAGTGTCTCCCGGGTCTTATCTTGTCCAGTATCTAATAATGCTCCACACTCAGCACTCCCTGGCTCCTTGACACGTGCTCCCTCCTCCCCGTGGGTGCTGCTAGGTTCACTCATCACTGCCCTTTAGGGTCTCTGCT encodes:
- the LOC119705165 gene encoding homeobox protein NANOG-like — protein: MCAHLALPPYPAYPGGAARGCLELCWNAAGDAGQAPTAAGPAGNAAAGRSPEAAGRRHTAEVSPASSSSGNFSQFTPDSATSPHSSSLSPQPTAKSQKGREYGVEGIRKTKSRTAFSKEQLLTLHQRFQSQKYLSPQQIRELAVALGLTYKQVKTWFQNRRMKLKRCQKQSLWSERAQCLTQNGFQSGTYLDVHPKFHQGYPITTAGNIQSMPSPCQHYGAGQNAYTIVTSEDGGVFGKGGATCSVQQTVGFIAQHKVDFYHSYPGSVEYPGSKTGDGCNFHHSATLGAPFPAAASHHLYHS